ACAGTGTGGCGGGCGGCGTGCTGATCCGGCGCGTCCTCCACCTTCCCCACTACCGCGGCTTGTACACACAGCTGCTTCCAAGCGAGGGTGTCGTCGCGGGCTGGATGGCCGCCCCATCGTCCCGGGTGAACACCAACCCCTGCGACGGGTTGCCCTTCTGCTCCCACAATTCGGTGAGCGCAGCAACCACGGGCGGCAGCAAGGGCACCAGCCGACGCGACCCCGACGTCTTCGTGGGCACCAGGCACGCCGTCCAGTGCACCGGGGTGAAGGTGAAGGTGTCGGGGACGTCGAACGCTTCCCGCGGATACACGTCACCTTGCGGGCGAGGGCCTTTCTTCAACTTCAACCGGGCCAACTGCCACGAGATGTCAATGACACCCACACCGAGGTCGACACGATCCCAGGTGAGGCCCAAAGCTTCGGCTTGGCGGGCACCGGTCAGTAGGGCCAATGACCAGCGGGCTGCGTCTGTTGCGTCACGTGACGCCACATGCAGAAGCACTGCCCGTGCCTGCTCCACAGTGAGGGGAACGCGCTCCTCGGAGCGGGCCTGGGGGCGGTCCATACGCTCGCACGGGTTGTTGCCGATCTTCCCGTCTTTCACTGCATCCCCAACGCTTTCGCCAACACTGAGTAGGCGGCTTGGGCGGTGCGGGTGGTGTGTGCGTCGGCGACGTGGTTGACCATGCGGCGAACATCAGTGGGGTGAGCTTCCCAGCTTCTTCGACCGACATGCGGGATGAGTTGGTGTTTGATGGTGGACCGGTAGGTGGCGAGGGTGCGGGTTTCAGGCGTGGCGCGGCGATCGTGTCCACCCAGTAGTCCAGCCACTGGGCGACGGTGATCTGGCCGGCGTTGGGGAGGATGCCGTTCGCGAGGTCTTTCCGCATGGCTGCGAGTTCGGCCACGGCGTCGGCGTATTTCTTGCGTCCACGTTGGTAGTACTTGCCGTCGGGGAGGAGGACTTGCGCCATCCACATGCCGTCGGCCCGTTGGTACAGTCCGCCTTCACCTTTCGCCCTACGGCGCTTCTTCGGGGGCATATCGGCTCACTTACGTTTGTACTTACGTTTACCCCAGTCTATGCGCTGTCTAGACAAACTCGTGAAAACTTCAGTTACCTGCAGGTATTCGCTCAGCCTTGACAGTAGACCCACCATGAGCATACCCCTAAACACAGCTTCCCAAGCTGAATACGCGGGTTCGATTCCCGTCATCGGCTCCAGGTCAGAGGGCATTTTCACTCCGACGCTTACGTTTAGACTTACGTGTATCTCGCAAAGTGAGGTCCAGTCCCTCCGTCGCGAGTCTTCCAAACTAGCTACGCGGGTTCGATTCCCGTCACCCGCTCCAGGTCAGAGACCACACAGGCTCTCGACTACAGCCACGGTTACAGCCAAGGCATTCAAGTACAGCCATCCAGCACCACGCTGGGTGGCTGTACTTGTACATACACGTCGATGGAGAGCGGCATGAGCCTTCGTAATCAGTCGATGTGCTCCAGCGCGGTGTCGGCGAACCACCACCCGTCGCCGAACAACTCCCGCGCCCATGCCGTGGCGTGAGTGAACTCCACCCGGTGCAGTAGGTCGGGCACGCGTTCCTGGGCGATGATCTTCCCAGCCGCCTCGGCGTTCCCTAGTGAGGTCACCCGCACGCGGTCCCCTACCTTGAACTCAGGCATCGGTCCAGTCCTGTCGTACGAGCTTGCTGGGATCGTTGGGTACATACTCGCCAACCGTTTCGGGATGGCTGGTGGAGTTGGTGACGTAGAGGATGGGCCAGTCGGTTCCAGGTACGAAGTCCACGATTCGCCCAGTGTGGTCACCGACAACAGTCCGCACACGATCCCCTACCTTGAACTCAAGCATCGTTCCCCGCCCTCGCCTGTTCCAACCGCCATTCGTGTACGCAGATCATTGCGCCGGTGTGGAGATAGCCCGTGTTGCGGGCGTCGGCGTACACCTGCGCCTCAGCTTGGGCAGGGAACAGCTCCGCATTCAACGGGCAGTCGCGGCCAGACAGGACGTTGACGGAGAACTCGCGAGCCTCCCAGGTCCGATCGCCGTGGTCGGCGACACGAACCTCTGAGAAGGTGTCGGCGGGGTGGGCTTCACGCCGGTGTGCCGGGCGGAAGTTGCGGCATCCCTGCCCGGGAACCACGAGACACTCGTCCTTGAGCTCAGGCGCGCTCACGGCTCGACCTCACCAGAGGTGATGTACACGTCTCCGTCATGGAGGACGACACTCTCGGCTTCGCCGTAGTAGTAGCCGCCCGTAGGTTCAGACCACACGCCCATCTGCGCCCAGTCGATACAGGCGGTGGCATCCTGGGGCATCTGCTGCAGCTTGGCGATCAGTTCGGCTACGGTCATTCTCCTATTGTCCCAGGTTGTGGCCTATTTCTCCGGTGACACACCCACCCTTGCCGGGCAAGCCATTAAGATCCCACATGGGTCAACTCACAGGCAACACCCGGCAATTCGGAACGTGCGCGTGTGGATCGCAGATCATCAGCCGCGAGGAGCGAACTCAGGTACGCGCTCGGCCCACAGTCTGGGGCCGCGCAGAGTGTCAGTCACCTCCGCTGACCTGCGGAGTGCGCAACGGTGGCAGGGAAAGTCAATGGCTGAGCGCACTCGCGAATGGTCCGGTGCCCACGCTATTCAAGGACATCCAGGAGGGTGACTTTGTGTTTGCCAAGGGCCGCTGGCGGCAGGTCACATCACGTACTGTCACAGAGCTCACCCTTGGCCTCGATCAGGTATCACTGAGTGAGTTGGTGGACGTGAATGCGGAGCGGGAGATTCTGCGTCCGTCCTGAACCAGTCCGTCCAGTCCGCACTTTGATCCGACTTTGGGGACACCAACAGACTGGCGTCTCCCCAAAGTCCTCCACCAGTCGCCGGCATTCGGGCAGTCCGGATCGTAGGGTGGTCGGTAGATGCGGATGCGTGGAGTCATGAGCCTTGGACGCAGCCGCGGGGTGGCGGGGTTCCCCTCAACGCAAAGAAAACGCCCCACCCTCACGAAGAGGATGGGGCGTTCAAGGTTGTCCAAGTTCAGAGCGGGTGTCGCATCATGACGCTCTGCGATCGGGTTCCCAGTGTTTCCTATCAGTGGCCGGCGCATCGCGCTCCGACGATCAGTGTGTGTTCCTGAACCTCACCCGCTCTGAACTTGTGAGATAACAGTAGCATCGACTTCTGTTGCAGCGCAACACATTTCACGAAACCCGTATGATCACCTGGTGACCGATCGGGACGTACTACGCGCCGCAGCCGAAGCCATACGCGCACAGATGCGCCGCCAGCAAGCCGAAATGACACAAGCCACCGACGGCGGATGGACACCACCCGACCCCGACCTACTCGCACTCGCCGTCGAATGCGACGACGTGGTCTACTCCCAGCGCGCCGAGGCCCCGGACCTCACCGACCGGCTCGCCGCGGTACTCGGCGACGCCTGGGAGCCGTGACAGCGGTGTCCCGATTCCGGTTATGGGCGGGGTCAGCCCCGACCGACGATCATGTACTGGCCTGTGGTGAAAGTGCTGACGACCTCCACCCACTCCCACTGATCGGTGAGCACGAGGGTCGGCACACCGTCGATGCCGATCGGCGCGGACACGGTGACCGCGTTGGCTGAGGCGTCGATCTTCTTGATAGTGAAGCGATACCCAGCCGATCCGGTGTTCGGCAGTGAGATCGTGAACGCTCCACCACTGGCATCGCACATGTTGAACGGCGCGGTGTTGGTGGTGATGTTGTAGGTACCGGATCGATTGCCGAGCCCGGTACGGAATCCGCCTGTGAGAGCGACCGCCCCGAGGTCGTGATCGGATACGCACCACCAGCAGTGCGAAGTCCAAGGCTGGACAGGACGGTGCCGAGGTCGTCTGTTGCGGACGGCTTCGT
This is a stretch of genomic DNA from Gordonia westfalica. It encodes these proteins:
- a CDS encoding tyrosine-type recombinase/integrase translates to MKDGKIGNNPCERMDRPQARSEERVPLTVEQARAVLLHVASRDATDAARWSLALLTGARQAEALGLTWDRVDLGVGVIDISWQLARLKLKKGPRPQGDVYPREAFDVPDTFTFTPVHWTACLVPTKTSGSRRLVPLLPPVVAALTELWEQKGNPSQGLVFTRDDGAAIQPATTPSLGSSCVYKPR